From Streptomyces sp. NBC_00683, one genomic window encodes:
- a CDS encoding FecCD family ABC transporter permease, translating into MRAAGLLAAVGVLVLVCLASVAIGAKALPLSEVWHGLFHYSGTNGDVLVRDVRVPRTVLGLIVGAALGLSGAVMQALTRNPLAEPGLLGVNAGAAAAVVSAISFFGVTSLTGYVWFAFAGAAIVSVAVYLLGGSRSANPVRLALAGTAVTAALFGYVNAVQLLDAAALDRLRFWTVGSLASANMETVGKVWPFIALGVLLALLIARPLNALEMGDDTAKALGAHLTRTRVLAMAAVTLLCGAATAACGPIVFIGLMIPHLVRTITGPDMRWILPYAAVLSPVLLLGADVVGRVMARPSELQVGIVTALLGGPVFIHLVRRKRMAQL; encoded by the coding sequence GTGCGTGCCGCAGGTCTGCTGGCAGCCGTGGGCGTCCTGGTCCTGGTCTGCCTCGCGAGTGTCGCGATCGGGGCCAAGGCGCTGCCCCTGTCCGAGGTCTGGCACGGCCTGTTCCACTACTCGGGAACCAACGGCGACGTCCTCGTACGGGACGTGCGCGTCCCGCGGACCGTGCTCGGGCTGATCGTCGGGGCGGCACTCGGCCTCTCCGGCGCGGTGATGCAGGCCCTGACCCGTAACCCGCTCGCCGAGCCCGGCCTGCTGGGTGTCAACGCGGGCGCGGCCGCGGCGGTCGTCTCCGCGATCAGCTTCTTCGGCGTCACCTCGCTGACCGGGTACGTCTGGTTCGCGTTCGCCGGCGCCGCGATCGTGTCCGTGGCGGTGTATCTGCTCGGCGGCAGCCGGTCCGCGAACCCGGTGCGGCTCGCACTCGCCGGTACGGCGGTCACCGCGGCGCTGTTCGGCTACGTCAACGCCGTACAGCTGCTGGACGCGGCGGCGCTTGACCGGCTCCGGTTCTGGACCGTCGGTTCGCTGGCCTCCGCCAACATGGAGACCGTCGGCAAGGTGTGGCCGTTCATCGCGCTCGGTGTGCTGCTGGCGCTCCTCATCGCCCGGCCGCTGAACGCGCTGGAGATGGGCGACGACACGGCCAAGGCGCTCGGTGCCCATCTGACCCGGACCCGCGTCCTGGCGATGGCGGCCGTCACCCTGCTCTGCGGGGCGGCCACCGCCGCCTGCGGGCCGATTGTCTTCATCGGGTTGATGATCCCGCACCTCGTCCGCACCATCACGGGGCCCGACATGCGGTGGATCCTGCCGTACGCGGCCGTGCTGTCGCCCGTGCTGCTGCTCGGCGCGGATGTGGTCGGCCGGGTCATGGCACGCCCCTCCGAACTTCAGGTCGGCATCGTCACAGCGCTGCTGGGCGGACCCGTCTTCATCCATCTCGTACGACGCAAGAGGATGGCCCAGCTGTGA